The Chrysemys picta bellii isolate R12L10 chromosome 5, ASM1138683v2, whole genome shotgun sequence genome includes a window with the following:
- the LOC135983727 gene encoding uncharacterized protein LOC135983727 translates to MESSQDRKRAPAWTEREVRDLLAIWGDEAVIAELRSSKRNGKVLEKISKAMKDRGHNRDTQQCRVKIKELRQAYHKAREANGRSGAEPQTCRYYMELHAILGGAATTTPTVCYDSLTGETHREDGSGNEEDDDGGTVGSSQQQGSGETGFPNSQDMFVTLDLEPVTPELTQDPQGTQETSAANVSPSQRLMNIRKRKRRTRDEMFTELQMSAQADRAQQNAWRQSMTEMRKAQYEREERWRAESREEQSKWRAEDDRWRQLADRRQEAMLRLLEHQTDMLERMVELQERQQEQRPPLQPLCNQQPSSPSSIASSPRRPRTRWGGPPSTQSLHPR, encoded by the exons atggagtcctcccaggatcgcaaaagagctccagcatggaccgaacgggaggtacgagatctgctcgccatatggggagatgaagcagtgatagctgaactccgtagcagtaaaagaaatggaaaagtattagaaaagatctccaaggccatgaaggaccgaggccataacagggacacacagcagtgccgcgtgaaaattaaggagctacggcaagcttaccacaaagccagagaagcaaacggaaggtccggggcagagccgcaaacttgccgctactacatggagctgcatgcgatcctagggggtgcagccaccactaccccaaccgtgtgctatgactctctcactggagaaacacacagggaagacggttcggggaacgaggaagatgacgatggaggtactgtaggtagctcacagcagcaaggaagcggagaaaccggtttccccaacagccaggatatgtttgtgaccctggacctggaaccagtaacccccgaactcacccaagaccctcagggcacacaggagacctctg ctgcaaatgtttctccttcgcagaggctcatgaacattagaaagagaaaacgtaggacgagggacgagatgttcacggagctgcagatgtccgcccaggctgatagagcacagcagaatgcgtggaggcagtcaatgacggagatgagaaaagcccaatatgaacgagaggagaggtggcgggctgaatcgcgggaagaacagagcaagtggcgggctgaagacgataggtggcgtcagcttgcagacagacggcaagaggcaatgctccgtctgctggagcatcaaactgatatgctcgagcgtatggttgagttgcaggaaaggcagcaggagcagagaccgccgctacagcccctgtgtaaccaacagccctcctccccaagttccatagcctcctcacccagacgcccaagaacacggtggggggggcctccgtccacccagtcactccaccccagatga